One Rissa tridactyla isolate bRisTri1 chromosome 4, bRisTri1.patW.cur.20221130, whole genome shotgun sequence DNA window includes the following coding sequences:
- the MYLK3 gene encoding myosin light chain kinase 3 isoform X3: MFPLVIVAGLLRAVIKMAKDKPEESGAKPKHVLSNRGTQTESKKPLEETKSGKKLDENKGAREKVNTSSAVAHKADSKPQVKERTAQQQAVEGAGKTHSSKSCQQPKDVGVKTLNQHNGLPFVNQDHVGNHNVPAKAHDMDRALRLDECHGQLAHQKLRENENKPPLSSAASREAVPSTSLAISDTGCEVTRTRISINVHMTEMKEKIEMTKEGNLNDRRGKSSKVKSPSSTAAEAEGVEQPPDKLKLQQSPKNISTEPNQEVKRDNKQNELAPQTGKQQPLLSKPKSGKKAEEKSELKCKPITSQNTSTKEPTKDLGVEVKIHQETAKAEESLTDTSSERRESESASSGGSEKGARRCTGMAPEENKSLEASKELPTQDEMILDDSPSPPAPFEHRIVSVKQTEVTTCYSVCHHEVLGGGRFGQVHKCTEISTGLNLAAKIIKVKGAKEREEVKNEINIMNQLNHVNLIQLYDAFEAKNNITLVMEYLDGGELFDRITDENYNLTELDAILFTKQICEGVHYLHQHYILHLDLKPENILCVNHTGNQIKIIDFGLARRYKPREKLKVNFGTPEFLAPEVVNYDFVSFPTDMWSVGVITYMLLSGLSPFLGETDAETMNYVVNCNWDFDAEAFEQLSEEAKDFISRLLVKEKSCRMSATQCLKHEWLDNLPAKAKKSKLRLKSQLLLQSYLAQRKWKKHFYVVAAANRLKRFQSMSVKLA, translated from the exons ATGTTCCCCCTGGTCATTGTTGCAGGTTTGCTTAGAGCTGTAATAAAAATG GCCAAAGATAAGCCTGAGGAGAGCGGTGCAAAACCTAAGCATGTGCTTAGTAACAGAGGAACCCAAACTGAAAGCAAGAAGCCTCTGGAAG AGACAAAAAGTGGGAAAAAGCTGGATGAAAACAAGGGAGCACGTGAGAAGGTGAACACTTCTAGTGCTGTAGCCCACAAAGCTGACTCCAAGCCCCAAGTTAAAGAGAGGACAGCGCAGCAGCAAGCAGTAGAAGGTGCTGGCAAAACACACAGCTCTAAGAgctgtcaacagccaaaggaCGTTGGTGTCAAAACTCTGAATCAACACAACGGTCTTCCCTTCGTAAATCAAGATCATGTAGGCAACCACAATGTTCCCGCTAAAGCACACGATATGGACAGAGCCCTGCGCCTGGATGAGTGCCACGGGCAGCTTGCTCACCAGAAACTCAGAGAGAATGAAAACAAACCTCCATTGTCGAGTGCGGCATCCCGGGAAGCTGTACCCTCCACATCCCTGGCTATATCTGACACAGGGTGTGAGGTGACACGTACCAG GATATCCATCAATGTACATatgactgaaatgaaagaaaagattgaGATGACCAAGGAAGGAAACTTAAATGATCGCAGAGGTAAAAGTTCCAAAGTAAAATCCCCATCctccacagcagcagaagcagaaggagTCGAACAGCCGCCTGACAAATTAAAACTTCAACAGAGTCCTAAAAACATCAGCACTGAGCCAAATCAAGAAGTGAAACGGGACAATAAGCAAAATGAACTTGCACCTCAAACAGGGAAGCAACAGCCATTACTGAGCAAACCCAAGTCAGGTAAAAAAGCTGAAGAGAAATCAGAATTAAAATGCAAGCCCATAACCTCACAGAATACCTCTACAAAGGAGCCTACGAAAGATCTGGGAGTAGAAGTGAAAATCCATCAAGAAACTGCAAAAGCAGAAGAATCCCTGACGGATACCAGTTCTGAGAGGAGAGAATCTGAGTCTGCGTCTTCAGGGGGAAGTGAAAAAGGTGCCCGTCGGTGTACAGGAATGGCACCAGAAGAGAATAAGTCATTGGAAGCTAGCAAAGAGCTTCCCACACAGGATGAAATGATCCTTG ATGACAGCCCTTCTCCTCCGGCTCCTTTCGAACACCGCATAGTGAGTGTCAAGCAAACCGAGGTGACAACGTGCTACTCGGTGTGTCATCACGAAGTACTGGGGGG GGGACGTTTTGGGCAAGTTCACAAGTGCACGGAAATATCCACTGGTCTCAACCTGGCAGCCAAAATCATAAAAGTGAAAGGAGCAAAAGAGAGG gaggaagtaaaaaatgaaattaacatcATGAACCAATTAAATCATGTGAATCTGATCCAGCTTTATGATGCTTTTGAAGCCAAAAATAATATCACTTTGGTCATGGAATA TCTTGATGGTGGTGAATTATTTGACCGGATCACAGATGAAAACTACAATCTAACTGAGTTGGATGCAATCCTGTTTACCAAACAGATTTGTGAAGGAGTCCACTACTTGCACCAGCATTATATTCTCCATTTAGATCTGAAG CCTGAAAACATACTATGTGTAAATCACACAGGAAACCAGATTAAAATTATTGACTTTGGATTAGCAAGGAG GTACAAACCTCGTGAGAAACTGAAGGTTAATTTTGGAACTCCAGAGTTCCTGGCTCCTGAAGTGGTGAACTACGACTTTGTTTCCTTCCCAACAGACATGTGGAGTGTAGGCGTCATCACGTATATGTT gcttaGTGGCCTGTCCCCATTCCTGGGAGAAACAGATGCAGAGACAATGAATTATGTGGTCAATTGCAACTGGGATTTTGATGCAGAAGCATTTGAACAGCTATCAGAGGAAGCTAAAGACTTCATTTCCAGATTACTTGTGAAGGAGAAAAG CTGCCGGATGAGTGCAACACAGTGCCTGAAGCACGAGTGGTTGGACAATCTGCCTGCCAAAGCCAAGAAGTCCAAGCTCCGTCTGAAGTCCCAGTTGTTGCTGCAGAGTTACCTGGCTCAAAGAAAATGGAAG aaacatttttatgtgGTGGCTGCTGCTAACAGGCTGAAGAGATTTCAGAGTATGTCTGTGAAGCTTGCGTAA
- the ORC6 gene encoding origin recognition complex subunit 6, whose amino-acid sequence MERGAVRRLAARLGLAEPAVVRKAEEYLRLSQVKCTGLMAQMTATSSAVMCLDLAAGFMKQPVDKSYFVKLSGLNKTTYQSSMKSLECLLEVNPRLGMRDLAVQFCCTEAVSTASKILQRYESSLSEAQQMDLDFSKPLFITAALFTACRCLKLKLDKTKMLATSGVKKAIFDRLCNQLEKISQQLREEDVPLAAETPESLQTNLEYCEREDGSEDDEEMPCKRPKTETKQDYEEWKKKILENAAKAQETSRGTVSAVPPSNITAACS is encoded by the exons ATGGAgcgcggcgcggtgcggcgcCTGGCCGCCCGGCTGGGCCTCGCCGAGCCCGCTGTCGTCAG aaaagctgaagaGTACCTGCGGCTGTCCCAGGTGAAATGCACGGGGCTGATGGCTCAGATGACAGCGACAAGCAGCGCCGTGATGTGCCTGGACCTGGCGGCTGGTTTCATGAAACAACCGGTTGACAAA AGCTATTTTGTTAAACTCTCCGGTTTGAACAAGACGACCTACCAGAGCTCCATGAAGTCTTTGGAGTGTTTGCTAGAGGTCAACCCCAGACTGGGAATGCGAGACTTGGCTGTGCAATTCTGCTGCACAGAGGCAGTGAGCACCGCTTCAAAAATACTACAGAG GTATGAATCCAGCCTCTCTGAAGCACAGCAAATGGACCTTGATTTCTCAAAACCACTGTTTATAACAGCTGCACTATTCACTGCATGCAG GTGTTTGAAGCTAAAACTGGACAAAACTAAAATGTTGGCTACATCTGGGGTGAAAAAAGCAATATTTGACCGTCTGTGCAATCAGCTGGAGAAGATAAGCCAGCAACTCAGAG aagAAGATGTTCCACTGGCTGCAGAGACACCTGAAAGCTTGCAGaccaacctggagtactgtgagAGGGAAGATG GATCTGAAGATGATGAGGAGATGCCATGTAAACGGCCTAAGACTGAAACGAAGCAAGACTAtgaagaatggaaaaagaaaatcctggaaaATGCTGCTAAGGCACAAGAGACAAGTAGGGGCACTGTCTCTGCAGTGCCACCTAGTAATATCACTGCTGCTTGCTCATAA
- the MYLK3 gene encoding myosin light chain kinase 3 isoform X2: MGTLYQESSLHRSLRLSMGGFCVSDYIKRFTAKDKPEESGAKPKHVLSNRGTQTESKKPLEETKSGKKLDENKGAREKVNTSSAVAHKADSKPQVKERTAQQQAVEGAGKTHSSKSCQQPKDVGVKTLNQHNGLPFVNQDHVGNHNVPAKAHDMDRALRLDECHGQLAHQKLRENENKPPLSSAASREAVPSTSLAISDTGCEVTRTRISINVHMTEMKEKIEMTKEGNLNDRRGKSSKVKSPSSTAAEAEGVEQPPDKLKLQQSPKNISTEPNQEVKRDNKQNELAPQTGKQQPLLSKPKSGKKAEEKSELKCKPITSQNTSTKEPTKDLGVEVKIHQETAKAEESLTDTSSERRESESASSGGSEKGARRCTGMAPEENKSLEASKELPTQDEMILDDSPSPPAPFEHRIVSVKQTEVTTCYSVCHHEVLGGGRFGQVHKCTEISTGLNLAAKIIKVKGAKEREEVKNEINIMNQLNHVNLIQLYDAFEAKNNITLVMEYLDGGELFDRITDENYNLTELDAILFTKQICEGVHYLHQHYILHLDLKPENILCVNHTGNQIKIIDFGLARRYKPREKLKVNFGTPEFLAPEVVNYDFVSFPTDMWSVGVITYMLLSGLSPFLGETDAETMNYVVNCNWDFDAEAFEQLSEEAKDFISRLLVKEKSCRMSATQCLKHEWLDNLPAKAKKSKLRLKSQLLLQSYLAQRKWKKHFYVVAAANRLKRFQSMSVKLA; the protein is encoded by the exons GCCAAAGATAAGCCTGAGGAGAGCGGTGCAAAACCTAAGCATGTGCTTAGTAACAGAGGAACCCAAACTGAAAGCAAGAAGCCTCTGGAAG AGACAAAAAGTGGGAAAAAGCTGGATGAAAACAAGGGAGCACGTGAGAAGGTGAACACTTCTAGTGCTGTAGCCCACAAAGCTGACTCCAAGCCCCAAGTTAAAGAGAGGACAGCGCAGCAGCAAGCAGTAGAAGGTGCTGGCAAAACACACAGCTCTAAGAgctgtcaacagccaaaggaCGTTGGTGTCAAAACTCTGAATCAACACAACGGTCTTCCCTTCGTAAATCAAGATCATGTAGGCAACCACAATGTTCCCGCTAAAGCACACGATATGGACAGAGCCCTGCGCCTGGATGAGTGCCACGGGCAGCTTGCTCACCAGAAACTCAGAGAGAATGAAAACAAACCTCCATTGTCGAGTGCGGCATCCCGGGAAGCTGTACCCTCCACATCCCTGGCTATATCTGACACAGGGTGTGAGGTGACACGTACCAG GATATCCATCAATGTACATatgactgaaatgaaagaaaagattgaGATGACCAAGGAAGGAAACTTAAATGATCGCAGAGGTAAAAGTTCCAAAGTAAAATCCCCATCctccacagcagcagaagcagaaggagTCGAACAGCCGCCTGACAAATTAAAACTTCAACAGAGTCCTAAAAACATCAGCACTGAGCCAAATCAAGAAGTGAAACGGGACAATAAGCAAAATGAACTTGCACCTCAAACAGGGAAGCAACAGCCATTACTGAGCAAACCCAAGTCAGGTAAAAAAGCTGAAGAGAAATCAGAATTAAAATGCAAGCCCATAACCTCACAGAATACCTCTACAAAGGAGCCTACGAAAGATCTGGGAGTAGAAGTGAAAATCCATCAAGAAACTGCAAAAGCAGAAGAATCCCTGACGGATACCAGTTCTGAGAGGAGAGAATCTGAGTCTGCGTCTTCAGGGGGAAGTGAAAAAGGTGCCCGTCGGTGTACAGGAATGGCACCAGAAGAGAATAAGTCATTGGAAGCTAGCAAAGAGCTTCCCACACAGGATGAAATGATCCTTG ATGACAGCCCTTCTCCTCCGGCTCCTTTCGAACACCGCATAGTGAGTGTCAAGCAAACCGAGGTGACAACGTGCTACTCGGTGTGTCATCACGAAGTACTGGGGGG GGGACGTTTTGGGCAAGTTCACAAGTGCACGGAAATATCCACTGGTCTCAACCTGGCAGCCAAAATCATAAAAGTGAAAGGAGCAAAAGAGAGG gaggaagtaaaaaatgaaattaacatcATGAACCAATTAAATCATGTGAATCTGATCCAGCTTTATGATGCTTTTGAAGCCAAAAATAATATCACTTTGGTCATGGAATA TCTTGATGGTGGTGAATTATTTGACCGGATCACAGATGAAAACTACAATCTAACTGAGTTGGATGCAATCCTGTTTACCAAACAGATTTGTGAAGGAGTCCACTACTTGCACCAGCATTATATTCTCCATTTAGATCTGAAG CCTGAAAACATACTATGTGTAAATCACACAGGAAACCAGATTAAAATTATTGACTTTGGATTAGCAAGGAG GTACAAACCTCGTGAGAAACTGAAGGTTAATTTTGGAACTCCAGAGTTCCTGGCTCCTGAAGTGGTGAACTACGACTTTGTTTCCTTCCCAACAGACATGTGGAGTGTAGGCGTCATCACGTATATGTT gcttaGTGGCCTGTCCCCATTCCTGGGAGAAACAGATGCAGAGACAATGAATTATGTGGTCAATTGCAACTGGGATTTTGATGCAGAAGCATTTGAACAGCTATCAGAGGAAGCTAAAGACTTCATTTCCAGATTACTTGTGAAGGAGAAAAG CTGCCGGATGAGTGCAACACAGTGCCTGAAGCACGAGTGGTTGGACAATCTGCCTGCCAAAGCCAAGAAGTCCAAGCTCCGTCTGAAGTCCCAGTTGTTGCTGCAGAGTTACCTGGCTCAAAGAAAATGGAAG aaacatttttatgtgGTGGCTGCTGCTAACAGGCTGAAGAGATTTCAGAGTATGTCTGTGAAGCTTGCGTAA
- the MYLK3 gene encoding myosin light chain kinase 3 isoform X4, giving the protein MIKAKDKPEESGAKPKHVLSNRGTQTESKKPLEETKSGKKLDENKGAREKVNTSSAVAHKADSKPQVKERTAQQQAVEGAGKTHSSKSCQQPKDVGVKTLNQHNGLPFVNQDHVGNHNVPAKAHDMDRALRLDECHGQLAHQKLRENENKPPLSSAASREAVPSTSLAISDTGCEVTRTRISINVHMTEMKEKIEMTKEGNLNDRRGKSSKVKSPSSTAAEAEGVEQPPDKLKLQQSPKNISTEPNQEVKRDNKQNELAPQTGKQQPLLSKPKSGKKAEEKSELKCKPITSQNTSTKEPTKDLGVEVKIHQETAKAEESLTDTSSERRESESASSGGSEKGARRCTGMAPEENKSLEASKELPTQDEMILDDSPSPPAPFEHRIVSVKQTEVTTCYSVCHHEVLGGGRFGQVHKCTEISTGLNLAAKIIKVKGAKEREEVKNEINIMNQLNHVNLIQLYDAFEAKNNITLVMEYLDGGELFDRITDENYNLTELDAILFTKQICEGVHYLHQHYILHLDLKPENILCVNHTGNQIKIIDFGLARRYKPREKLKVNFGTPEFLAPEVVNYDFVSFPTDMWSVGVITYMLLSGLSPFLGETDAETMNYVVNCNWDFDAEAFEQLSEEAKDFISRLLVKEKSCRMSATQCLKHEWLDNLPAKAKKSKLRLKSQLLLQSYLAQRKWKKHFYVVAAANRLKRFQSMSVKLA; this is encoded by the exons GCCAAAGATAAGCCTGAGGAGAGCGGTGCAAAACCTAAGCATGTGCTTAGTAACAGAGGAACCCAAACTGAAAGCAAGAAGCCTCTGGAAG AGACAAAAAGTGGGAAAAAGCTGGATGAAAACAAGGGAGCACGTGAGAAGGTGAACACTTCTAGTGCTGTAGCCCACAAAGCTGACTCCAAGCCCCAAGTTAAAGAGAGGACAGCGCAGCAGCAAGCAGTAGAAGGTGCTGGCAAAACACACAGCTCTAAGAgctgtcaacagccaaaggaCGTTGGTGTCAAAACTCTGAATCAACACAACGGTCTTCCCTTCGTAAATCAAGATCATGTAGGCAACCACAATGTTCCCGCTAAAGCACACGATATGGACAGAGCCCTGCGCCTGGATGAGTGCCACGGGCAGCTTGCTCACCAGAAACTCAGAGAGAATGAAAACAAACCTCCATTGTCGAGTGCGGCATCCCGGGAAGCTGTACCCTCCACATCCCTGGCTATATCTGACACAGGGTGTGAGGTGACACGTACCAG GATATCCATCAATGTACATatgactgaaatgaaagaaaagattgaGATGACCAAGGAAGGAAACTTAAATGATCGCAGAGGTAAAAGTTCCAAAGTAAAATCCCCATCctccacagcagcagaagcagaaggagTCGAACAGCCGCCTGACAAATTAAAACTTCAACAGAGTCCTAAAAACATCAGCACTGAGCCAAATCAAGAAGTGAAACGGGACAATAAGCAAAATGAACTTGCACCTCAAACAGGGAAGCAACAGCCATTACTGAGCAAACCCAAGTCAGGTAAAAAAGCTGAAGAGAAATCAGAATTAAAATGCAAGCCCATAACCTCACAGAATACCTCTACAAAGGAGCCTACGAAAGATCTGGGAGTAGAAGTGAAAATCCATCAAGAAACTGCAAAAGCAGAAGAATCCCTGACGGATACCAGTTCTGAGAGGAGAGAATCTGAGTCTGCGTCTTCAGGGGGAAGTGAAAAAGGTGCCCGTCGGTGTACAGGAATGGCACCAGAAGAGAATAAGTCATTGGAAGCTAGCAAAGAGCTTCCCACACAGGATGAAATGATCCTTG ATGACAGCCCTTCTCCTCCGGCTCCTTTCGAACACCGCATAGTGAGTGTCAAGCAAACCGAGGTGACAACGTGCTACTCGGTGTGTCATCACGAAGTACTGGGGGG GGGACGTTTTGGGCAAGTTCACAAGTGCACGGAAATATCCACTGGTCTCAACCTGGCAGCCAAAATCATAAAAGTGAAAGGAGCAAAAGAGAGG gaggaagtaaaaaatgaaattaacatcATGAACCAATTAAATCATGTGAATCTGATCCAGCTTTATGATGCTTTTGAAGCCAAAAATAATATCACTTTGGTCATGGAATA TCTTGATGGTGGTGAATTATTTGACCGGATCACAGATGAAAACTACAATCTAACTGAGTTGGATGCAATCCTGTTTACCAAACAGATTTGTGAAGGAGTCCACTACTTGCACCAGCATTATATTCTCCATTTAGATCTGAAG CCTGAAAACATACTATGTGTAAATCACACAGGAAACCAGATTAAAATTATTGACTTTGGATTAGCAAGGAG GTACAAACCTCGTGAGAAACTGAAGGTTAATTTTGGAACTCCAGAGTTCCTGGCTCCTGAAGTGGTGAACTACGACTTTGTTTCCTTCCCAACAGACATGTGGAGTGTAGGCGTCATCACGTATATGTT gcttaGTGGCCTGTCCCCATTCCTGGGAGAAACAGATGCAGAGACAATGAATTATGTGGTCAATTGCAACTGGGATTTTGATGCAGAAGCATTTGAACAGCTATCAGAGGAAGCTAAAGACTTCATTTCCAGATTACTTGTGAAGGAGAAAAG CTGCCGGATGAGTGCAACACAGTGCCTGAAGCACGAGTGGTTGGACAATCTGCCTGCCAAAGCCAAGAAGTCCAAGCTCCGTCTGAAGTCCCAGTTGTTGCTGCAGAGTTACCTGGCTCAAAGAAAATGGAAG aaacatttttatgtgGTGGCTGCTGCTAACAGGCTGAAGAGATTTCAGAGTATGTCTGTGAAGCTTGCGTAA